accacccggAAATAAATGTAACCacgaccacaccatcacGACTAGTATGCTTCCCAAAATAATCTGACAGCATGTTACACAGAACCCTTCACCGGTAAAATGACTTACACACAGTAGAGTAGCACATCTGTTCTAGCAATAAATGCAACTGGCTGGTATCGCGCTACACGGAAACACTGCCCCCCTTTCACTTCAAAACTCTGTCAAGTGCTAGCAATTCCAGAATTCCTAACCAAACATGAAGCaagacaacaaaaaaaaaaaaacccccaGCTCACTAAAACATGGCAataacaaaacaacaaaaacagggTATATTCCCCACCAATCCATTCCCTTTCCAGCCAGCCATCCTCTCAGACATACCGTGACGAAACCATCAAAATCATGCcctcaaaaagaaaaaaaacttCCTTTACAACTGctcatccctcacctccccattctccttATCCCtatcgccctcctcacccgcccCCGTCCCAttgacctccccctccgcagcctcctccccaaccggATCCTCCGGAATGATCCCATTCTGCCTctcccacacctccctcctgatcctctcctcctttgccttcctcgccctctccacctcctccacccccccactcttcttcagcctcccctcctcaacaaagTTCGTCAGCTCCTTCTTAAGCGGGTTCTGCATCCTcgtctccagctccttctgcctcagcttctcggccCGCTCAATCGCCTCCAGCCGGTTCTCATGATTCGGCTGCAGcgccctcacctcccccaacacacCCTCCTTCGCATCCCTAGGATCAACAAAGGCATTGCTGTTGATCGAGTTCAGCCCCTTGCTGAATTGCCTCAATACCGgtctcccctccaccgcgcCGCCATTCGACCCCGCATCCTTCATCTGTTCCTTGGTAGCCTGCTCCACCAGCGCAAACGTCTCGGAAGCCTTTTCCAAATCGTCCCTCAAATCCACAATCAAGTCCTCCATCACCCGCAGCTCGTCCCGGCCCTGGCAGACATCCTCCAGTTCCTTCTCCCAAATCTTGGTCCACACTGGCTTCTCCTGCTTCATGTactcctccatcttgttcAGCTCCTTGGTGAGCTGGGTGATGTCCTTCGTGACAGACTCGAGCTGTCTAGGGAGAGGGCGCACGCCGCGGTGGACAACGTCCTTGCGTAGATCCTCCACCAAGTCTTGCAAGTCATCCACCTTGTTGACAAGCCTGTCACTATCCGTGTTAAGCTGCTTCCGGCCGTTAATGACATATGCCCGTCCGCTGTCGCCTTCAATGTCCGGAACGGCAATCTTGGCGGCCGTTGCCTTGACGCTGTTGGCCTTGCTGCGAAGAGCAGACATGGAACTTTGGATATCGGATTGAAAGTTCGAGTACGTCTGTCGCAAAACAGCCAGGTCTCGGCGCAAGCTCTGGATCTCGGTGATCTGGGATGTGCTGAGCTTGCGAGCGGCCATTCCAGCAGCACTTGCGACCGACTTGGGTGAATCCATAGCCGGCGACATGAtggcagggggaggagcagcagccaaccGCGCAACGTCCCTGGCGGTCTCGTTCTGGCGCTCCGCAACCCTCAGCAGAGCAGCCCCATGATCATCCACATTCTGCTTGACCTCTTCGACAATCTTCTTGAGGCTACCAATACCCTCGTCGATATGCTTCTTCACTTCGTCAAGGGTCTCAATGTTGAGCACCAGCACCGTCCTGTCCTTAATGTCCGACAAGTCCTCCAGCTCGTGACGCACGCCTGAAATGGGATCCTGAATATAGATGTCCGGCAGGTCTGCTCCGTTTTGCTGAGTGTTCCACGAAAACTTCTCAATAAATGCCAGCTGCAAACGGCCAATCGAGAGCTCCTCATATCCTTCTGGGAGAACAAATTTCTTGACCTTGGACTTGTACTGCAGAAACAATGTTAGTTCTTTTGTAGCGGGAGGCGTGTTGTCCATCCCAAACGAACTCGACGGCTTGTCAGGGGTAGGAGCCCGAGCAACCGCGGCAGACTTGGGGGGTGCTTTGGggggcttctcctcctcttcctcatccagGCCGACTGCTGGCATCACATCAGCTGGCGGGCTCGTCAAAGTAGCGCTCGGCCTGAACCTTTCCTCTGGAGATTCAGGCTCGGCGGTTTCTGGCCTTGATGCCGGGAGTTCCACCGGACCGCTCTCAGACTCCTCCAACACTCTGCTCGGAACCCGCATCGGCGACGATGCATCCATAGGTGCCGCACGCGAAGACTTGTTTCGCTGATGCCGAGCATTATCCCTCGTAGAAATCGCCCGCATCGACTCCCTCATCTCTCCTCGGCCGCGATTCGGAATCGGCGTGGTCTGCGGTGGGAGCATAGGGACCCCCTGAGCGCCCACCAGCTTGGAGATCTGGTAGGCCGAGTATCTGCGTGAGGCGCGTCTCTCGAGATCACCGCCCCTCTGCAAGGCCGCCAGGGCACTTTGCTGAGATTGCtttggtggcggaggaggcggtgggaAGTTATCCAAGCTACTCATATCGCCGGCCGAGGGTCCTGAAGGCATCGTCTCATCGCCGGGATAAGGGGGCATGACCGGAATGTTCTGCATCGTGTTGCTGGAAAGGCTGGACTCCCCCGAGTTGGCCGAACCGCGAGACTGCTCTCGTTGCGACAAATATCGTCTGGTAGGGGAGTTGTTGATATTATTCCTTCCATCATCTCGTTGGCTCTGTGGCCGATAtccgccatcctccagtCCCTCGTTCAGTAGTGTCGTTAGTCCCGAGTTGACGCTTCCCATGGTGCTCGTGCTGGTCGTCCGTCCAGGAGGGTTGGGTGCGGTTGGGCCATCCCCCGAGCCTCCCTGATCGCTCGGTTGTCcgttttccctctctctctgttgCCTTTGACGCAATCTTGTTTGCTTTCTCTTCAGCCCATGCAgcaagttgatgatgatgtcgcgGATCTGTGGCAAGTATCTATCCAGACTCTCCACACTCGCTTCCTGGCTCAAAGTAGACTCTAAAATATTCCTTAGCAGCTCTGGCACATTTCCGAGGTCAGATGTATCGACATTAATGGCTGTAAAGGCCCGACAGGCCATGTTGAACTCGTATCCCAAGCGGACATAGACATCGGACACCTGCGTGTCGGTAGCGTTTCCTCGGGACCATTGCGTCAGAGTTTCCAATAGCTGTTT
The window above is part of the Podospora bellae-mahoneyi strain CBS 112042 chromosome 3, whole genome shotgun sequence genome. Proteins encoded here:
- the BUD6 gene encoding Bud site selection protein 6 (BUSCO:EOG09261I1I; COG:S; EggNog:ENOG503NVUH); this translates as MTSIRSSQRRSPGAELGPPPNLQQRSISPAVGVGTNRPVAPRASTSSRPMQPVSGSLNRSDGTRRTNSSASTSVPLSQIEKSVTHLLVATKQLLETLTQWSRGNATDTQVSDVYVRLGYEFNMACRAFTAINVDTSDLGNVPELLRNILESTLSQEASVESLDRYLPQIRDIIINLLHGLKRKQTRLRQRQQRERENGQPSDQGGSGDGPTAPNPPGRTTSTSTMGSVNSGLTTLLNEGLEDGGYRPQSQRDDGRNNINNSPTRRYLSQREQSRGSANSGESSLSSNTMQNIPVMPPYPGDETMPSGPSAGDMSSLDNFPPPPPPPKQSQQSALAALQRGGDLERRASRRYSAYQISKLVGAQGVPMLPPQTTPIPNRGRGEMRESMRAISTRDNARHQRNKSSRAAPMDASSPMRVPSRVLEESESGPVELPASRPETAEPESPEERFRPSATLTSPPADVMPAVGLDEEEEEKPPKAPPKSAAVARAPTPDKPSSSFGMDNTPPATKELTLFLQYKSKVKKFVLPEGYEELSIGRLQLAFIEKFSWNTQQNGADLPDIYIQDPISGVRHELEDLSDIKDRTVLVLNIETLDEVKKHIDEGIGSLKKIVEEVKQNVDDHGAALLRVAERQNETARDVARLAAAPPPAIMSPAMDSPKSVASAAGMAARKLSTSQITEIQSLRRDLAVLRQTYSNFQSDIQSSMSALRSKANSVKATAAKIAVPDIEGDSGRAYVINGRKQLNTDSDRLVNKVDDLQDLVEDLRKDVVHRGVRPLPRQLESVTKDITQLTKELNKMEEYMKQEKPVWTKIWEKELEDVCQGRDELRVMEDLIVDLRDDLEKASETFALVEQATKEQMKDAGSNGGAVEGRPVLRQFSKGLNSINSNAFVDPRDAKEGVLGEVRALQPNHENRLEAIERAEKLRQKELETRMQNPLKKELTNFVEEGRLKKSGGVEEVERARKAKEERIRREVWERQNGIIPEDPVGEEAAEGEVNGTGAGEEGDRDKENGEVRDEQL